Part of the Sphingomonas morindae genome, CGACGCAGTAGCCGGTCGGCGGGAAGCTGGAGTCCGCCCATCGTGCCGTAATACAGGGCGCGCGCTACGGCGAGGCCGGCATAGGAGAGGCCGAACTGGCTCTGCCAGATCGGCAGAAAGGCATAGAGTCCGTCGGTATAGCCGTCATGCAGCGCATGGACGATGCACGCCGCCAGCAGGTTACGGGACTTGGTCCGAGCAGGCTGGGGCAGCTCGGCCTCAACGGTCATCGAAATACGCGCAGTGTTCACGATCGCCTCCGGCTGCAATGCTAAACCCGCGCGCTTTCGGTAAATAGCGGGTGGTTGCTCACGATACCCGTCAGCTTTACTCACGAATCATGCGCCGATTGCCGCCCCTCAATGCCCTGCGCGTCTTCGAGGTCGCCGCCCGAACCGGCAGTTACGCGGCGGCCGCGGCCGAACTCGGCCTGACCCACGGGGCGGTCAGCCGCCATGTCGCGACGCTCGAAGCCTGGCTCGGGCAGCCGCTGTTCCGTCGCGATGGCCGCCGCATGGTCGCGACGCCAATCGCGGCGATGTTCGCCGACGAGGTCGGCCACGCCTTCGATCGCGTGACCCGCGCCGCCGAGGCCTGCGGCCGACCGACGACGCGGCGTATCCTGCGGGTCAGTGCGCCGACCAGCTTCGCGATGCGCTGGCTCATCCCCCGACTCGATTGCTTCCATGCCGACCATCCCCATGTCGAGGTCGTCGTCGGCACGGTCTCGACGCTGCTCGAAGATCTGCGCGGTGGCTTCGATATCGCGATCCGGCGCGGCATTGCCGGCGAGAGGGCGTGGCCGGGTCACCGCGCCGTTCCGGTACTCGACGACATCGACACGCTGATCGCGAGCCCAGCGCTGCTCGAACGCCGTCCGATCTGGACCCCGGCCGACATCGAAGGCCATGTGCTGCTCGCAAGCGAAACGCGCACAGGCGATTGGATCGACTGGCTCGACGCAGCAGGATTGCCGCATCTGGTCGGCCATCCGCGTCAGACATTCGATCACTTTTTCGTGACGCGTCAGGCGGTCGAGGATGGGCTGGGCATTGGCATCGGCCCATTGCCAATGCTCGAAATTGACATCGCAGCCGGCAAGCTCGTAGCACCGCTACCGAAGATTCAGGTCCGCCGGACCGGCTACGTCGCCATTATCCCGGAACACGCGGAACGCGTGCCGATATTAAGCTCGTTCGTCGACTGGCTTGCCGGGCAGGGACAGCGACCAGACGATCATCATGCTAACCCAATGGCAGGTTTTAGAAGTGTCGACAGCAGCAGCGAATGACGTGGTCTGGTCGGCAGCGGAAGCGGCCCACCGCTCGTTGAGATGGGCCGCCCCAAGGTCAGATTTCGGTCCGTTCAGCCAGGACGAGGGCATCTTCGATGTCCACGCCGAGGTACCTGACAGTGTTCTCGATCTTCGTGTGGCCCAGCAGAATCTGGATAGCTCGAAGGTTCCCGGTGGCCTTGTAGATCATTGATGCTTTCGTGCGGCGCAGCGAGTGCGTCCCGTACTCGGCCCGGCGAAGTCCGACCGCATCGACCCATTCGTCTACGAGCCGGGCATACTGCCTCGTGCTGAGATGCCCGGCATGATCGACGCGGCTCGGGAAAGCGTAGTCGTGGACAGTGCCGCCGCGGCGTTCGAGCCACGCGAGGAGACTTGCTCTGACATCGGCCGTAAGCTCGAACTGAACAGGACGTCCGGTCTTCTGCTGCATGACGATTGCTCGGGTCCTGATTTCAGGCCCGGAGACGAGGTCGCCGATCTTGATCTTCACGAGATCGCAGCCTCGCAACTTGCTGTCGATCGCCAGGTCGAACAGCGCTCTGTCGCGAAGGCGGCGCTCCCGATCCAGGAAGAAGCGAACGGCCCAGATTTGCTTCTGCGTCAGCGGTCGCTTTGTGCCGACCGTCTTGCCCGCATTCCACACAGGGCGGCGATGCGTGGCAGGATCATACTGTGCGTGTCCCATTGTTCGTCTCCACGGCCGTGATTGGCCGTCGAGTGAACGTGGTCATCTGCATGGATTGCGGGCCGCCTTGTCAGCAACCGACCCATTCCCGGCCGTTCGGTAGAGCGGGGCGGCATCCCAAAACCGGCCGATCCGCCAACTCGCAGCAGTCCCGTTTCTCCATGTCCGACGGACCGTTTCGGGAAAACGCATTCGGGAACAGATTTCGGGAAAGCCGGCCCGCCGGACGCTTACGGAAGACGGATGTTGCCTGGGCCATCCCGTTCAACCTTCCCATTCGGGAAAGCTAACGGCGCTCCGTATGGCTCACGATCCAGTCGCCCACAGTCTGCAAGACGCTGGGTGCGATCGTTTCCTCGATGCGGCTATATTCGCCGACTTGCCCGGTATCGGCGGTCTGAAGCAGATGGTTCAGGCCCGGTAGTTTCACGACCGTCGCATCCGGATTGCCACGCAGTGCCAGTTTGATGCCGGCAAGGTTGCTGTCGGCGGCGACCTGAAGGTCTTTCGTGCCGCCCACGGCCAGCACCGGGCAGGCGACCTTGGCCAGAACGGGGCGGGGATCGTAACGCACGAACCAACGCATCCAGGGTGACGCCACGACCCTAAGCTGCGCCGGCATATCGCCGGCCGGCTGGCCCTGCTCGGCCGCGATGGCTTGCCATGCCGTATGCAGCGACATGTCCGCCGAGGCTTGGTCGGGGGCGTCCTTAACCGCATCGTAGAGCCTCTGCATCGTCTGGGCGGATCGGTTCACCGCCGCGGGCGGCAGGCCCATGGCGCTTTCGATCAATCGCTTCTGTTCGAGCATCAGGGCCTCGCCCGGCTCGCCGGACCCGGCGAGCATGACCACGAACGCGATCCCCCGATCCTGCGCTGCAATCATCGGGGCAATGATCGCCCCCTCGCTGTGACCCATAAGGCCGATCCGGTGCGGGTCGATGTCCCGGCGGGTACGGAGGAACGCGACGCCGGCAGCCACGTCGCCGGCGAAGTCGGCCGTGGTGGCGGTGCGAACCTCACCTGTCGATCCACCTACCTGCCGATCGTCGACCCGCAGCACGGCAATGCCGCGCCGCGTCAGCGTGTCGGCCCAGAGCAGGAACGGCTTGTGGCCGAACACCGCTTCGTCCCGGTCCTGCAAGCCCGAGCCGGTGATGAGCAGGACGGCCGGGAACGGCCTCGGTCCGCTCGGCAGTGTCAACGTTCCCGTCAGATGGGCGTGACCGGTCGGGTTGTCATAGGCGACCTCCTCGCTGCGGTACGGAAAAGGCGGCCGGGGCGTCTGTGGCCGAGCGGCGGGTGCCAATGCTGCTATCCCAATCCGCGTCATGGTCAGGGGCAGCGAAGCGCTTCCTTGTGACCACTGCCCGGCAAGGGTTTGCCCGTCCGGTGAAAGGGTTGCCGTAAAGCTGGCTTCGGCCGCAGCGATGGTGAAGCGGATAGCCGCACCGTTCGGCACGGCAACGGCGATGGGCAGACCCATCGCTCCTTGCGATGGACTGTCGAACGTCGCCTTCGGGCGCTCGGGACTGCCCGAGACGTGCAAGACGAGCGGGATTGATCGACCGGACGCAGAAAGCGATCCATGCCAATCTCCGACGATCCCCGGCCGGGCCGAGGTGGCCGACCCCTGCGCGTTGGCGGAGGCTGCCAATGGCACGATCATCAATCCGGCCAGCGCCGAGGCAATGAGACGCATGACTGTTCCTTTTCCGGCGATCAAGCGGCCGCCGCTCTCGCCAGCCGCCACGACCGCAGACACGGCACGAGGATCAGAACGCCGATCATCGTCACCCGCAGCGGCGCGGTGACCGATGGCAGGAGGGGCAGAAGGGCCAGCGGCACCATCAGCATCCCCTCGATCACCATGATTCTGCCACCGAGCCGATTGGTCGCTATCCAATTGTCCTCGTTGGCCAGCGCCCACGGCGTGCGAAAGCCGATGAGGCGCATGGGTCGCGATTTGCCCAAAAGATTGCCGACCGCAACGAAGAGGAAGGCCAACGCCAGATGCAGCGGGACCGGCGCGCGCACCGGCCAGCCAAGAGCAGGGCCGGCCAGCCCGACCTGCTGCGCGCCGAACAGGAGCAGAAGCGCGACCCATAGCGTCTCGTACAAGCCCGCGCTGCGGCGCAGCCCATTGGCAACGCCGGCGATGGCCGGCAGACAGGCGAGCAGGACCGACAGAACGGCGGCACCGGTCGGCGCCACCAAGAGCGCGATCTTCGCTGGCGCGACGTGATCGGGGTTTCCCGCCAAGGTCCAATGGATCGGCAGCCGCGCGTCCGCCGGCAGTCGGGCGAGGGCCGCAACCGCGAGGATTGTCATCCCGGCGACGGTCGCGATCGACAGGAAGATCAAGCCTCGCTTGGGCATGCCGCTTCACCAGCTACGCCGGCGGACTGGCCGACCTTGATGCGCTCCATGAAGCCGAGGACGACTTCCTCTAGAACCGAGAGATTGAGGCTATAGATCAGCGAAGCACCCTGCTGCTCCGCCTGCACTAGGCCTGCGGCTTTCAGCTTGGCGAAGTGCGCCGACATCGTCGGCTTCGCGACGTCGAAATGGGAGGCGAGTTCCCCTGCCGGCAGGCTGCCCTTTTTCAGGATTTCGAGTACCTTGCGCCGCGTGGGGTGCGACAACGCTTCGAAAACGGCATCCATCAATCACTCCTTCTATTATTAGCTATGGAGCTAAGAATGGAAGGTCAAGTGACTTTCCCGTTTCACTATCCCATGCGAGACGGCCCTGACTGCCCCAAACTCTTGGTCAGACTGCCGCGACGCCGCCATCCACGAACAGCTCGTGCCCTGCGACGAAGCTGCTGTCGCTCGATGCCAGGAACAGCACAGCGTTTGCGACATCTTCGAGGTGACCGAGGCGGCCAAGCGGAACGCCCGCGACTACGGCTTCCTCGGCGCCCGGCGCGGCATCGAAATAGTCGCGCATCATCCGAGTTTCGGTCGCGCCGGGGGACACGACGTTCACGCGGATGCCGCGATCCTTGAGGTCGATCGTCCAACTGCGTGCAAAGGAGCGCACCGCCGCCTTGCTCGCATTGTAAAGCGACTGCCCCGGATAGGCTTTGGAACCCGCGATCGAGCCGTTGAGCACGATCACGCCCCCGGCAGCCATCAGCGGCAGCGCCTTCTGCACCGTGAAGACCAGCGCCTTGACGTTGAGGTCG contains:
- a CDS encoding LysR substrate-binding domain-containing protein, with amino-acid sequence MRRLPPLNALRVFEVAARTGSYAAAAAELGLTHGAVSRHVATLEAWLGQPLFRRDGRRMVATPIAAMFADEVGHAFDRVTRAAEACGRPTTRRILRVSAPTSFAMRWLIPRLDCFHADHPHVEVVVGTVSTLLEDLRGGFDIAIRRGIAGERAWPGHRAVPVLDDIDTLIASPALLERRPIWTPADIEGHVLLASETRTGDWIDWLDAAGLPHLVGHPRQTFDHFFVTRQAVEDGLGIGIGPLPMLEIDIAAGKLVAPLPKIQVRRTGYVAIIPEHAERVPILSSFVDWLAGQGQRPDDHHANPMAGFRSVDSSSE
- a CDS encoding tyrosine-type recombinase/integrase, which gives rise to MGHAQYDPATHRRPVWNAGKTVGTKRPLTQKQIWAVRFFLDRERRLRDRALFDLAIDSKLRGCDLVKIKIGDLVSGPEIRTRAIVMQQKTGRPVQFELTADVRASLLAWLERRGGTVHDYAFPSRVDHAGHLSTRQYARLVDEWVDAVGLRRAEYGTHSLRRTKASMIYKATGNLRAIQILLGHTKIENTVRYLGVDIEDALVLAERTEI
- a CDS encoding alpha/beta hydrolase family protein, with product MRLIASALAGLMIVPLAASANAQGSATSARPGIVGDWHGSLSASGRSIPLVLHVSGSPERPKATFDSPSQGAMGLPIAVAVPNGAAIRFTIAAAEASFTATLSPDGQTLAGQWSQGSASLPLTMTRIGIAALAPAARPQTPRPPFPYRSEEVAYDNPTGHAHLTGTLTLPSGPRPFPAVLLITGSGLQDRDEAVFGHKPFLLWADTLTRRGIAVLRVDDRQVGGSTGEVRTATTADFAGDVAAGVAFLRTRRDIDPHRIGLMGHSEGAIIAPMIAAQDRGIAFVVMLAGSGEPGEALMLEQKRLIESAMGLPPAAVNRSAQTMQRLYDAVKDAPDQASADMSLHTAWQAIAAEQGQPAGDMPAQLRVVASPWMRWFVRYDPRPVLAKVACPVLAVGGTKDLQVAADSNLAGIKLALRGNPDATVVKLPGLNHLLQTADTGQVGEYSRIEETIAPSVLQTVGDWIVSHTERR
- a CDS encoding SdpI family protein, with amino-acid sequence MIFLSIATVAGMTILAVAALARLPADARLPIHWTLAGNPDHVAPAKIALLVAPTGAAVLSVLLACLPAIAGVANGLRRSAGLYETLWVALLLLFGAQQVGLAGPALGWPVRAPVPLHLALAFLFVAVGNLLGKSRPMRLIGFRTPWALANEDNWIATNRLGGRIMVIEGMLMVPLALLPLLPSVTAPLRVTMIGVLILVPCLRSWRLARAAAA
- a CDS encoding autorepressor SdpR family transcription factor, with product MDAVFEALSHPTRRKVLEILKKGSLPAGELASHFDVAKPTMSAHFAKLKAAGLVQAEQQGASLIYSLNLSVLEEVVLGFMERIKVGQSAGVAGEAACPSEA
- a CDS encoding SDR family NAD(P)-dependent oxidoreductase yields the protein MTKRFEGKIVVITGGSDGIGLASAERFAMEGAQVYITARRQEMLDEALDRIGHGAIGVRGDVTNLADLTALYERVARGHGKVDIVFANAGTHQPIPLEALDEADFDETFDLNVKALVFTVQKALPLMAAGGVIVLNGSIAGSKAYPGQSLYNASKAAVRSFARSWTIDLKDRGIRVNVVSPGATETRMMRDYFDAAPGAEEAVVAGVPLGRLGHLEDVANAVLFLASSDSSFVAGHELFVDGGVAAV